AGTCGATCCTCGACGGTTCCCGAGCGGAGGAGATCGCCGAGGAGTACGTTCACGCGGACGCGTACTTCTTCATCGGTCGCGGGTACGCCACGCCGGTCGCGCTCGAGGGCGCCCTGAAGATGAAAGAGATCACGTACAGACACGCCGAGGGGTTCGCCGCCGGCGAGCTGAAACACGGTCCGCTCGCGCTCGTCACCGAGCGGACGCCGGTGTTCGCGCTGGTCACCGGTGATTCGAACACCGAGCGGATGCTCGGTAACGTCAAAGAGGTCGAAGCCCGCGGGGCGCCGGTGGTCGCCGTCACCGACGATCCAGGTCTCATCGAAGCCCACGCCGAACACGTCCTCCGGGTCCCCGAAACCCACTGGCGGTTCTTCCCGATCCTGGCGAACGTCCAGCTCCAGCTGCTGGCTTACTGGGTCGCACACCGCCTCGGGCGGTCGATCGACAAACCCCGAAACCTCGCGAAAAGTGTCACCGTCGAGTAGTCCTACTCCGTGACGTCCTCGTCGACGCTCGCGCGGCGGCGCAGCCACTCGAGACCCAGCGCGCCGCTGACGACGCCGACGCCCGCCGTGAAGCCGGGCATCTCATCGGCCTCGTCGCTATCGGCCGTCCCGTCGTCCTCGTCGCCGTTCTGGTCCGCCGCGGAACTGTTCTCGTCGACGTCCCGGGCTCCGTCGTTCGAGTCCTCGGCCGTCGATCCGTCGTTGCCGGGATCGTCGGTTTCGTTGTCGCCGTCGTCGGTCGAGTTCGCCTCGCTCCCTGCTTCCTCGCCGGCGTAGCCGTCGTCCTCGCCGTCGGTTCCGGAGCTATCGTCGTCCCGATTCCCCTCGCTCGATCCGCCAGCGTCGGAGTCGTCCGTCGTTCCGTCCGACCCGTCGTTCGGGTCGTCGCCGGGGTCGGTCCCGTCTCCGGACTCGCTTCCCTCCTCGAGACCGTCGTCCTCGGCGTCGTCGCTCGAGCTCCCGTCCTCGGGGTCGCTTCCCGCCTCGTCGGGTTCGGAATCGGCCTCGTCGCTCCCTTCCGGCTCGCTCCCGGAGTCGTCGGTATCGTCCGTTTCGGAATTGCCGTCCGACTCGTCCTCGGAATCGGAGTCGTCGGACTCCTCTTCGGCATCGTCCTCCGGTTCGTTGTCGGCACCCTCGTCCTCGGACTCGCCGTCCTCCGAATCCTCGTCCCCATCGGTCGCCTCGCCGTCGCCCGCCCGGATCGCCACCAGCCGCTCGCCGTCCTCGTCTCCGCTCGCCGAGGCGTAGACCGTGTCCTCGCTCGCGGCGTACCACTCGGACAGGTCGCCGATGTCGAGGTCGGCGTGGGTGAACGTCCACTGCTCGGTCCCGTCCTCGAGGTCGAACCCGTACAGCGCGTCGACCGTTTCGTCGCCCGGGTAGTAGGGGACGATGACCGTCTCGCCGACGATTACGGGACGGCGCCAGGCGTCGGTTCCGCCGCCTTCGCTCCAGCTCTCGGGCTCTCCGGGGACTGCGCTCGAGAACTCGTGTCGGTCCGTCGTCACCCGCGTCTCGTCGGTCATCGCCGGCGGGAACCTGTAGCTGAGTCGTTCGCGCTCCGTCCCGGTTTCGGCGTCCAGCACGGGGTAGGTTTCCCCGTCGCCGATCGAGCCGGTGTACACCCGGTCCTCGGTCGCCATCACGTAGCCGTGGGGGTCCCACCGCCACTGCTCCCAGTAGGTCCAGCTGGTCTCGCCGGTCGCCGCGTCGAACGCGGCGAACCCCGCGGTGCCCTCGTGGCCGGTGCCCTCGCCGACGGCCGCATAGACGGTCCCGTCCGTGACCGCGACGGGCAGCGCCGCGAACCCGACGTCGGCGTCCTCGACGTCCGCGGCCGCGTCGGCGTCCGTCCGCTCGAGGACGACCTCCTCCCGTCGCCAGATCGTCTCCCCGTCGGCTGCGTCGATCGCGAGCAACTCGCCGTCCGCGACGAGGTAGACGGCGTCGTCGACGACGGTGGGAGCCGTCGACTCGCCGTCGAGGGACGTCGTCCACCGCGGGTCGCCGCTGGCGGCCGCGAGCGCCGTGAGCTGCCCGCCGCCGACGTAGACGGTGTCCCCGGCGACGGCCGGAACGCCGGCGGCGTCGATCCCGTCGGCGGTCCACCGCACCGAGCCGTCCGCGTCCTCGAGCGCGTGGAGCTCGCTCCCGGTCCGGAGGTAGACCGCGTCGCCGACGGCCGCGAGATCGCCCGTCCGGTCGTAGCTCCAGGCTATCGTCTCGGGTTCGGGAAACGCGCCGTCCGCGGGAACGAATCCCGTGTTGCCCGCGTTCCCGCGGGAGGACGACCATCCTTGCTCCGCTTCGGCGGTCGTTCCATCGACGGTCGCTGTCCCGGACTCAGCCCCTGCGGTTCCGACGGCGGTCAGCGCGGCCCCCGCCGCGAGCGCTACACCGGTCGAAAGTACGGATCGACGGCGCCAGTGTGCCATACTCACTCTCTCTTCGGCGTCGGGCATTGCTATCCGGTTGCTACCGGAGAATTTGTTCTATACACAACTGTTCTAAACAATTGTATCGTCGAATATTGACTCAATATACTGCCGATCGATACGAAGCCGTGATTCGGAGCTGTCGCGATCGTTCCGTCGTCTCTACGGGTAGTAACGATCCACTAACTTCTCGAAATAATCCCAGTACGGGCGCCCGGCGAGGGGACAGAATTCGTCGTGAGCTACGGCCTTCGAGCGTCCGCTGTCTACGACTCCGCCCTCCGGGGCGGTTCCAGCCGGCGCTCGACCGCCTCGAGGACGCGCCCGAGGACGTCGGGATCGTCGCTGGGACGGCCGACACTGACCGCGTCGGCGCCGTAGTCGGCGTACTCCCGGACGGTTTCGTCGTCGCGGACGCCGTTGTTCGCGATCACGCACAGCTCGGTCGCCGCGGCGACCTCGGCGATCACCGACTCGGTGTCCATC
This genomic window from Natronococcus occultus SP4 contains:
- a CDS encoding outer membrane protein assembly factor BamB family protein; translation: MAHWRRRSVLSTGVALAAGAALTAVGTAGAESGTATVDGTTAEAEQGWSSSRGNAGNTGFVPADGAFPEPETIAWSYDRTGDLAAVGDAVYLRTGSELHALEDADGSVRWTADGIDAAGVPAVAGDTVYVGGGQLTALAAASGDPRWTTSLDGESTAPTVVDDAVYLVADGELLAIDAADGETIWRREEVVLERTDADAAADVEDADVGFAALPVAVTDGTVYAAVGEGTGHEGTAGFAAFDAATGETSWTYWEQWRWDPHGYVMATEDRVYTGSIGDGETYPVLDAETGTERERLSYRFPPAMTDETRVTTDRHEFSSAVPGEPESWSEGGGTDAWRRPVIVGETVIVPYYPGDETVDALYGFDLEDGTEQWTFTHADLDIGDLSEWYAASEDTVYASASGDEDGERLVAIRAGDGEATDGDEDSEDGESEDEGADNEPEDDAEEESDDSDSEDESDGNSETDDTDDSGSEPEGSDEADSEPDEAGSDPEDGSSSDDAEDDGLEEGSESGDGTDPGDDPNDGSDGTTDDSDAGGSSEGNRDDDSSGTDGEDDGYAGEEAGSEANSTDDGDNETDDPGNDGSTAEDSNDGARDVDENSSAADQNGDEDDGTADSDEADEMPGFTAGVGVVSGALGLEWLRRRASVDEDVTE